The Helicoverpa zea isolate HzStark_Cry1AcR unplaced genomic scaffold, ilHelZeax1.1 pri_000016Farrow_1_scaff_6_deb, whole genome shotgun sequence nucleotide sequence ttattttgatatttgtcgTTATTTGTTTATCAACTAAAAATCCCGCAATCTATTTATCAGTACAATTATGAATGTATGGGACTGGCATTACAGTTGAGCAAAGTCCGTACGTTTACCGAAGAGAGACAagacaatgatttatttttgtaaacattcaACAATTTACTATCATTCGAATAAGTTGTTCCAAGTGTATTTCTAGATAATAAGTTTATATTTAGCCCTAGGAGTTCAAAATGGTGAGAGTAAACTCCTTGGCTGGCGTTAGAGGACTTCCAAAACCGTAAGTAGTTTTATTAGTTTGAAAAAAGTtctctattgtttttattaaacttttatcgACAAAATTGGTACTCCAAGATAAAAATCATAGCAGATTATAACTCACATTCCTATCTTTTTAAAGCAAATCTTTGTTTAAGTACAATACTGTTGCAAAAATATGCTATGAAATCACCAaatcattttgcaaaaaaacttaCGTCGGATTATTCGCGAAGCTCAAAGGTTGCTAATAACCAGTTAATATAAAGGAGAAcatgaatattaatttgaatttcatGTGACTTAGAACCTCTTCAAGGGCATTGTGATAAATTGGCAAATTGGAAAGAAAATTCACAGCCAATTTCTTGGTTAAAGGTGAACTTTTAGAACTTGGTTCGTAACTAAAGTTCTCAACCATACTGCTTTTAACAACACACCTTACATCATACTTTATAAAATTGACCAAAAAAAGGATACTCCTCCcctaagacaacccactgaccCTGATTTTTTTGGTTGGCTGGTATATAGTTTTGTAATACCTACTCGCTGTTCGTCCATTCGTTGTTGTCACCATCCTGCTACGGGAAACAGTTAAACTTCAGATGGAAGCTAGTACTATCTACAACTACTAACTTACTATCTAATATTAAGTGAAATAACAtcattgaaattgaaaatatggACAATttcattatcatcctccgagccttttagcctgggtcggcttccagtctaaccggatgtagctaagtaccagtgctgtacaaggagcgactgccctatctgacctcctcaacccagttacctgggcaacccaataccccttggttagactggtgtcagacttactggcttctgactacccgtaacgactgccaaggatgttcaatgacagccattTCATTACAtctgaacaaaatatttttcttctagtATCAAATGAATTTGTAATCTTAATTACAGAGTATCTGCAGAAGCGTCAGACAACTACATATTATCTCCGGAGCAAATAAAATTCTATGAAGACAATGGATTTCTCGTCATTAAAGAGCTTATTGATTTCACATCTCTTTATAGTTACAAGTAAGTGTATTTACAATATCTACtataagaatagtttttttttttttttatcagacatctaaggcccatagaaaaatacaatacacaaatatgataacattaaaacatacactaatacatattttatataagtaacttaataactaatgcacacgaagtgtcggcgtcgtgttacgctgcgaggtgtcgcgtagtcatcctcggaacctccgataaacgacacctttcggccaaaactcttccttgaGGAATGTCTCGATGTGatgagttggaactcgcaccatgaacgaattgaagttcgtattgtggcgcgactccaacttcgccaccctcaaggtccagttgGTCTTGGACCggacatactccacgatctgctCCACCGTCGTGGTGTGTGTTTTGTATGGGTTCACCTTTTGATGATCATAACTTTGTTATGAACTCATTGAGTAAGTTTGGCTATACTTAAAAGGAGTATACgtatacataagggagtaccgagtatataaatatagaaaatatataGAGTAATAAGAAGAATATACTATAGAGGTAGTACATAGGAAGTACATCAGTGAGTACATAAAGAATTATGAAAGGGAGTTcatgtaggtaaataagtatGACATCACAGGTAAATTAGGGTTCTGCACCATAGTCCCTACTATGcgacgccttagagtgaaaacctcgtaagtgcaagagataacttttcaggataatgattggtattcgatattttttacgattatcttccaagaaatgcaataaaaaaatattgagaaaaaatgcatttttcaggataaggattagtattccatattttttacgattatcttccaagaaatgcaataaaaaaatattgagaaaaaatgcatttccgaggttttcattctaagacgacgtATGGTAGATCTTATAATAGTCGACTTTGAGAACATACTATTATGacagactagcttccgccagcggcttcgcccgcgtggtgtgctcataaaaagtatcctatgtgttaatccagggtttcacctatctacataccaaatttaaatcaaatcggtccagccgtttttgcgtgattgaataacaaacatacatccatacattctcacaaactttcacatttataatataagtaggattggtGACCGATTTGTAGTCGAAAAATTGAATACACAGAAATAATAGTGCAATGCACACATCCTAGTCTTAGTCcgatcatacaaaaaaaaaaaattctgttaTCTGAACAACAAAAAGTAGCTACAATGGGCAGCCAAAGTAGTAAGGCATTCTTTATCTCACAGACCCGGTGTGCATACATAGATACACAACCAGATTAAAAATTTTATATCCAAAACAAATGCGTAATCTTTAAAACAATGTTCTCAATAACTTATCCGTGACGATAATAATTATAAGCCTTCTTATCTCACGTAACAATCAGACTAAATCGCACGTGAGCAGATTTGATTATTTCTCTACAGTTTTGGGTACTTTAAAGACAAGATACTTAGATACATTATTTTACGTAAataagattaatattttttgcaatatcatTATAAAATGGTTGTAActatgttgctggggagtttgttgcgccagtCCTTGTTCCCAgtaaaaaacacataggaagtggtgaagggtgggcgttttggggactatcttctgttaattttgaagatCAAAGTGTTGTTTTTAAGAAATGATTTTGAGTTGAATaaatgactgaaaaaaaaagtaaatttatttttttcccaTCAAAAGCTGATATATATTAGTAAAAAAGATATATTGTTTAGACTTCTTTCCTGTAGAGGCGAGATTTGACAGGTGTGCGATACTGTGTGTGACGCACATACAAATGCatatatatgtatttctttGACCACTATGAAAAGAAACACTAGAAACTAGAATAACATAAATTTTACAAACTTGCTCGttttatggattaaaaaaatgGCACGGAACCTTTCGTGAGGGTCTCCAACATGCATTtagccgttttttttttataatttgaacattttatttcagACAGCGGTTTTTACAGATATGTAAAGGAATTGTTCCACCCGGTAATGTGAGAGTCGTTAAGGAACCCTCTTTAATCAAGAAGAACTTGCCACCAGAAGATTATATtaataaggtaaataaaaaaatatagacaggtatataaatatatagttataaaactatatataaaaatatatagttttcaAACCTCAGATGGTAATTTGACACGTTGTTTGTGGCTAAATAACTCATCAtctgactagccttttcccaaatatgttgttatctcatgaaccgtgatagttagagttgaaattccttcgtgtgcgattccgactcgcattttgccggtttttattaatatcattacattttgattaaaagctattctatcaaaaattaaaactaaaggagattgggcgaaatgtttggatgttggtctactccccctctagtaatgagtcatacgtcatttgaaaggtcttttcaagcgttacattttgtcctaacatactacttaccaattcttagtactttagaagttagagcttattttcgattatattatcgatagttagtATCAAGTTATGAGATTTCTTCTGTAGTAAtgaattatatatcactggaaaggcctttttaaatagaacatttcgtactaaaatacctctaacaaattgtcagtactttagaagctacagcagattttagacatagttattatttcactaaacacgttctaactccctaaatactcacaaatgacaatcgccgccatacaagaaaatactctacataacacaagctttctattgatatatcacttaatgctagaggagaggtagaccaaaacgctcattgtTCTTTCCTCTTTTAGATACAAGAACTTCTCTACGATGACGTGTTCATCACCTACGGTGAACACCCCCGCATGCTGTCAGTGCTGTCACAGTTCATCGGTGAGGACATCACCGCGGTGAACAGCATGTTCATCAACAAGCCGCCCGGCTCCAGCCGACACCCGCCGCATCAGGTaaagtaacatttaaaaaaatatgattaaaaaaagaagaaagaaattgAAAGAAGTCGAATCAAGACCAGTATTTAATCAATTCATCAACTACTCATAggagtgaaaaaaatatatatttgagcAAGCTCAACGCCATTTGAAAGAATAAGACTTGTTCTTTGAGACCCCTTGAATACTTTTTCAGGTAAAAAAAAGTTGCCGGTCTACATAAGCCTTAAAAATCCTCAAAATCAGTGTATTTCGCACTTTTAAGGTTAGAATATCTCAAAATCCTGAGCTAATAGAACAATTCTGCGGTCAGATTTAGATTCAGCCGACCGAAATCTTTCAAAAAGTGTAGTCTGTTGTTGACTTGTTGACCAGTGAATAGATAATAGAtttagttcaaaagttatacatataaatcATATGTACTTAAGTTTGAAATAAACCTctaaagtatattatttaatttcttatatTCCAGGATCTATTCTACTTCCCCTTCCGTCCGGCCGAGAAGATCATAGGCGCGTGGACGGCAGTAGACCATGTCAACCAAGAGAACGGATGTCTGTACGCAGTACCCGGGTCACATAAAGCTAAGATCTTGTACGATCATGCTGGgaaaaaggtaaataataaacaagtacCTAACTATATATTGATatcatttatttgtgttataacaacaaacacattgttggttatagaaagtttattgtaattcGAATACAGACAtggtaattagttacataggtagTTCACAAACACACGTCGTACTTAACTACATAGCCACGGTCGCGAGAGTTAACACATCGTGCGAAATACATGGCGTCGTGCGCCGGACTGGCGACTCAGCGAGCGTCCCCGCTCGTGAGAGTAGGCCCTCGCTCCCCGCACCCCTCTGCCGGCCGGCCACGTATTGGTCGGCTCGGTGATCATGCGATGGCCTTATATGGCCATGGACTCGACCACGAAAAGTAGGCGCGCGTTACACACTCCCCCTTTAGACCAGGGAGGGTCCCCCGACTGGTCGAACAACAGTAACGCGAGGCTCTAAGTTACATCACAAGGTAAGTAACATGATAAGTTAAACATTGCAAGGTAAGCAAGCCTATATAGCCTATAAGGTAAATAACAATACAGTAGActtaaaaggtaaacaatacaAGATATGTAAACTTGAAAAGGTAAACAATACAAGATATGTAAACTTGAAAGGTAACCAatacaaggtaagtaaacttacaaggtaaacaacacaaggtaagtaaacttataaggaaaacaacacaaggtaagtaaacttataaggaaaacaacacaaggtaagtaaacttataaggtaaacaacacaaggtaagtaaacttataaggaaaacaacacaaggtaagtaacaACTCAGCTGAACAACCACCTAAGGTAAGTAATATAGTTAGGTGACACCCTTCCGCGGTCTACCCCTACCACGCTTAGGCACCATCGGCTCAGGACACTCACCTTCCCTCGCATGATATGGGCGTAAGTCAGACACATGGTACTTACCAAAAACTTCCCCCGTCTTACTATGAGCTAGGAGGTAAGTGGTAGGACTCACCTTCTTAGATATAACGTAGGGTCCGTCCCGTTTCGGAGTGAACTTGGACGTGATACCTTTAGCAGTGCTGCTGAGGACATGAGTCTTCATCAACACCAAGTCACCCTCAAGAAACTTTACAGGCGAAGACCGAGTTTTATCAGCGTATGCTTTACGTACATCCTGATGACGTTCGAGGTTCTCCTTGGCTGTCGAGATGGTATCCGCGAGTTTCCGCAGATAAGGTGTGATTTGTGgtacaaagttttcagtttcgACCACAGTTCTCAGGTCAGCTTGAACTGTCAGAGGAGACCGCAGCTCACGACCGAAGGTAAGATAAGCAGGGGTGTGCTCGGTAGACCGGGTAACGGAACTATTAAAAGCAAACCGTACAAAAGGTAATACCTCGGGCCAATTCTGGTGACGACCTTCCACCAAGATGGCGAGCTGAGCCTTGAGGTCTCGGTTCTTCCTCTCAACTGGATTAGCTTCAGGGTGGTAGAGAGGCACAAGGCTTTGCTTTATACCTAAGACAAACATAGCCTTCTGCATAACATCTGCTACGAACTGCACTCCGTTGTCTGAGATAATACGCCTTGGAAGACCAAACCTCATAAAGACTTCATTAACCAAAGTTTTGGCACATGTCTCCGCTGTAGCTTCAGTAAGAGCGAAAACCTCCACCCATTTACTAGTGGTATCCTCCACTATCAGGATCCATCTCTCACCTTGAGGACCTTTAGGCAACGGACCGAAGAGGTCGGTTGCAACAGTTTCAAACCTCTGAGCTGGAACTGGAGTTTGTAGCAGACCAGCAGGCTTGACATTCGACGGCTTGAATCGTTGACATTCGACACACGTCTTCAAATAGTCAGTAACAAACCTTCTCATCCCGGGGAAATAGAACCTTTGCGAGATACGATGTAAAGTCCTATCAATTCCACCATGAGCGGCGGTGGGCGAGTCATGGCACTCGAACATGACTGTGCTCCGCAGGCTCTCCGGGACAACGAGCTGAGGCTCCTCCGAATCAGTATCCGGGACGTACCGATACAAAACACCTTGATTCAATAGGTAACCTCGCTCGGACCAACGAGTAACAGAAAGGTCATCCTTACCTTCCAAGTCCAGGATGATCTTGGCGACTTCAGCATCTGCTAACTGCGCCTCCCGAGTTGAGGTGGCATCCCAGCGTGGAACATCCACGACAACTGGGCAGATGTCACACTCAGATGCAGAACCATCTTCCAACACAGGGCGGCTAAGCGTGTCGGCAATAACATTAACTTTACCTGGTGCATACTCGACACGTAGATCAAAAGCTTGTAGCTTCATGGCCCAGCGAACTAACCTTCCACTAGGTGACTTGAGAGAAAAGAGCCACTTCAGGGGTTGGTGATCAGACATCACGTGGACCTGATGACCATCAATGTAACCGCGGAACCGTTCCACAGCCCAGACAACGGCGAGAGCCTCTCTCTCCGTAGTAGAATAATTCTGCTCGGCTGGCGTGAGCAGACGGCTGGCATACTCGATCGGATGTTCTTGATGCGGTGACTCCCCCTGGAGTAAGGCAGCGCCTAAGGCATAATTACTGGCATCGGTTCGCAATATGAATGGCCTCGTGTAGTCAGCTTGCACTAGTATAGGTGCCGTAGTTAACAACTTCTTAAGAGTATCAAAAGCCTTACCTTGCTCTAGACTCCATTGCCACGCCTGTGATTTCTTAGTGAGGCGGGTTAGCGGCTCGGCCACCTTCGCAAACTCTGGTATGAACTTACGGAACCAGGAGCATGTTTGAAGGAAGGTGCGCAGCTGTTGGAGGCAGGTAGGTTCCCTCATACTAAGTACAGCATGTACTTTGTCTTCATCCGGTGATATACCTTCCTGGGAGATCACGTGACCTAAGTACTTAACCTTTTCTCTGGCGAATACACACTTGTCTCGATTCGCACGGAGCTTAAACACTCGGAGACGGTCAAATACTGCACGGAGATCTGAAAGGTGACGAGTATAGGACTCTGATATCACTAGGATGTCATCTAAATATGTCAGTACGGTGACGTCATTAAGTGACGACCCCGCACGGAACCGGTCAATAAGCCTCTGGAACGTAGCCGGTGCATTCTTGAGTCCAAAGGGCATACGTAAGAATCGGTACGTACCAAACGGCGTGACAAACGCGGTTTTATCCTTATCCTTGACCTTGCATTGCCAATAGCCACTCCGAAGGTCACAGGTGCTCATCACACAACCTCTCTTAGTGGACTGCAGCAGCTCATCAATACGCGGCATAGGATACGCGTCTGTCTTAGTGACAGCGTTGAGTCTCCTGTAATCTACACAAAACCTATACCTACCGTTAGACTTCGGTACCAAAACAGTAGGTGCAGACCAGGCAGACTCGCACTCCTCGATGACACCTTCTGCGAGCATCTTGTCCAGTTCTATTCGCATGACCTCCTTCTTCGC carries:
- the LOC124645550 gene encoding phytanoyl-CoA dioxygenase, peroxisomal-like, whose product is MVRVNSLAGVRGLPKPVSAEASDNYILSPEQIKFYEDNGFLVIKELIDFTSLYSYKQRFLQICKGIVPPGNVRVVKEPSLIKKNLPPEDYINKIQELLYDDVFITYGEHPRMLSVLSQFIGEDITAVNSMFINKPPGSSRHPPHQDLFYFPFRPAEKIIGAWTAVDHVNQENGCLYAVPGSHKAKILYDHAGKKDALKMYHGVDEEDIAPLDKRVHLEMSPGDTVFLHPYLLHGSGPNVSKNYRKAITFHFANSSCEYIDLRGTVQEHLAKEVEEQAAKSGFKGLNYVDVWRFKSKQVKGVRSNL